The Magnolia sinica isolate HGM2019 chromosome 3, MsV1, whole genome shotgun sequence genome includes the window cacaagaccgtcccatgaggtcgagttgtgtgggccccatcgtgatgcgtttcgaacatctaccccatcagtcagatgcaccattccatcgtgggtctaggtctcaaaaatcaagtcaatcagtgacttgtgtgggccacaccacatacagaagtggggaggggccgtgcaccattaaaacattcataatcattttttgggcccaccgagatgtggtttgcaaatccagcccatccattatgtgtgtcccacttggatgagggttcagaccaagtttcagcagcattcaaaactcaggtgggccccaccaagtgcttttatatgtttttggcatgtcttcacatgattttagatggtatggcccacctgagttccgtatacggctgatttttgggatatcccataatttagaggggacccatcaaatgcacggtgttgatggtcgacacgcatcacggtggggcccacacagctcgacctcataggagcttatcatgaggttgagcgcatagtacctttttccctatatatatatatatatatagattaatTAATAACTTTAAAATTtgaatatataattatataatgaaTTAGTTAAAATTTTAAACCTTTTTTTGAAGATTAAATTTTAAACAATTTTCACGTTAATATAAGGATAATTCGcaataaaatcatgaaaattaaaaactaccgatattttgaaatatctcGGCAATAGCGTTTAATTGAATTCTCGCATGACTATCACAAGGCTTTCAAAATCTCGACTATATTTGTCACACAGCTTTGGGCAACGGAAAAAGCTCAAACCCCTTATAAAATACGAGTTACGAAATGTCGGGTAATACCCTCGCTCTGACTGCAAATCATAACAGCTAAGCGACCAAAGGAAACCTAGATGTTAATGTGTGCCCATCACACGAATAATATCGTGCGCCACGATATCAACCTCTCCCGTGGAATACCACGCCAACCCATTGCTCAAGGAGGAAGCGCTCGGCCTAAGGCACTTCCTTTCTGCTCTTAATGACAAGAATGAACAACCGCAATTTACGGAAAAGGGAATTCCTTTGTTCACAAGGAGACATTTTGTGTGGGaaatatggtgtgtgtgtgtgtgtgtgaaattatCTAATGGAAACGTTTTCTCCATAATGTGGTGCAAAcagttgtggaccccacagtgatgtgttgATGACATCAACTCTGACCATCATGCACACCTCCCTTCGTTTAGCCATGTGCTCAAAATTCAGGCCAATCcatggcttgggtgggccacatgagcagaAATAGTTGGGAGGAGACGCCCACCATTGATTCTCATTGGGTCCCATTCATGTTTCAAAATGGTGTGGTTTTTCAGGTTTGCAATTATCTTGGACAGATGTtgcagatcaatggattggatggcatatagtacacaacatggtgggccctcaatgAGAATCAAGGGGGGGCGCCTGCTCTCAATTGTTCCTGCCGGTGTGGCACacttttggattggcctgattttgggtCTCATGGCCAAATAAGGGAGGGCATCTCTTATGGTATGAGTGGATTTCATCAACACATGTCGGTGGGGCACATAACAAACCGTTTGCACCACATTGTGGTGACAACAGTTGCATTAGAAAATTCATGTGCGAGTGCAAGAGAAAGTTTTGCTAATGTCCCCAACTTCATGGGGATAATGGCAACatccccaaaccttttaaatggtgCAAGGGGTGACCTAGCGTCAATTTGAACTGTTCATTCACTAAAAATAACAGCAATGGAATGTCAGGCAACACCCTCACTCTGACTGCAACTCATAGCAGCTAAGCGGTCGAAGGAAAACCTGATGTTAATCTGCGCCCATCACACGAATAATATCGTGCGCCACGATTTCAACCTCTCCCGTGGAATACCACGCCACCCCATTGCTCAAGGAGGAAGCGCTCGGCCTAAGGCGCTTCTTTTTTCATATTAATGACAGGAAACACATTTTTTGAAACAAGGAATTCCACCATTCAAAGGCATATTCCATATCTTCTGAAAACATTGTGGGAaagtatacatatatacatatgagTACATGTTTAGTCAACAGTGATAACACTctaaaaaaagatagaaaatcTTGAACATGTAGCAAGAGTATATTCTCTCCAATTAAACTCAACCAATTGAACATTCACTTGTACCTTGTCATGAATAAACAACACCAATATTATATGTTAGCATCGGACAAAAGTGTAGCCATCGGAAAACATAATTTTGGACTACAATTCTTcaaaaggaaaaacaattttGGACTTCAAACAAAAACACATTCAAACTGTGTCGATTCTATGGGTTGATGATCCACacaacttgaattctatgggcaacttccttctcaatctctccaccctcatgaattatcaacccaagatatcgAAAGCAACTCGAATATCTGAACAAAAACTGATTTGTCAAGTATTCAAATGCACGCTAATGGCCATTTTAGGCGAAGTCATGTGTTGACACATGAGTAAGTTAGTTTTACCCATGGGCACATTCAGGTAAAGAAAAAGCAAGGACAGAATGATAGGACAGAACATCTAACCACCATTGTCATGGTCCAACCGAACATTCACTTCTACAATTCAAGACGAGGGAACATGTCAATCCACCAACAACATGCCATAATGTAATCACACCATTGTTGACCCAAAAATGCATGGTTATATCACAATGCTAACAGAGCAAGTAAAGATGATGCAAACCcgaaagggaaagcaaataaatcaataagaaaagaaagagattgtgggaaagaTCCAACAATCTTCTAGACggatgctagagatcacaaatgcgAGACTgcgagcaagctcaacagtcctctagtctagaaCTAGTTCTTCCTGCCCGCCCccgccacccccccccccccccaaatagcTACCATAGCTACCAGCTTGTCTTATTTCATAGGCCATaggtcctatttataatcaaccttacaatctgtaataaaaagatatgaaatctaagaaatctaaaaaaTAGGAAAGCACTTAAGTAACAAAGCATTCTATAATTAAGAAAATACCTaaagaagatacttagataagaaaatatttaagattattcccagcctaaaaataaagatatgaaagaaagagtaGATTTCTTAATTTAGAGATATGAGAAAAATGGAAAGTGATGATggctaaaaaaggaaggtggtccttttcttgtacacacaTGCGGAGCGTGCTCGCGTGAGATGCgggccttttcttcaaatcttgatcaatcggcacgtgtggccatttggttgcatcaaaagaGAAGCAATAAAAATATAGCAATTCAGGACACATACACTACAAGTAAACACAAAAGATCATCACAATCATCCATATAATATAAGCTGAATCTAACCAATCAGAATCAACTTACAAGTTAATATCGGGAATGCAACATCATTCAATCCCAGACGGCAATTTCAAGCCAGACCGAGGGCGCAAACCACTCGACACCCCAAGCTCCATGAGGGTCTTAGCATTTTGACCCTTGACTCCCTAACCAACACATCAACCACACTCTGCACAATCTGCACATCAACAAAACACCGCCGATTCACACACTCCTTACACAACTTCACTGCCAAATCTAAATCCCCCTTCTCGCATGCACAAGGAATTAGAGTCTCAAATGTCCGTCGATTCGGGGCACAATCATTCTTCACCAACTCACTTAAGATCCTCTTTGCCTCCTCTACGTTCCCATCATTGCAATACCCCAATGAATTGAAACTAAAAACATTAGGTTTCAACCCACGATTCCCAAACTCACCAACCAACTTAACAGCCTCCTCTGTCTTCCCCTCCAAAACCAGCCCTCTCAATCTCTCATTGTAACTGGTAACATCGGGAACACAGTTATACTCTTCCATTTTAAACCAAAGCTTCTCCGCATCTGAAAACCGACTCCCAGTgtaaagcccatttaaaagaTGATTAAACGTAATCAAACTCGGTCTCACCCCATTCAACTCCATCATTTCCAGTGCCGAAACAGCAGAATCCAAAGAACCCATTTTACATAATGCCTGAATCAAAATACTATAAGAGAAAACATCAGGCTTTACTGAGATTTTAGACGGCAGAGCATCAAAAAGCTCCGGAACTTTTGCGAAGAGCTGGGAATCGAGGGCAGAGGTTAAGAGGGCGTTGAAGGATTTGGTAGTGCGGGGGCAGTTTAATTGGGGCAATTCGTCGAACAGGTCGCGGGCGTGGTCGAACATGCCGGATTGGCCATAGAGGGCAATGAGGCGGACCGCGAAACCTTCGGTGGAGATATCAGGGAATTGCTTCTGGTGATCGAGGCTGTCCGCAATGGAGTGGTGTGGGCCGGCGGAACCCAGGCGGCGGACAGTGACGGAATAGATGCGGTGCTTGCAACGGAAGCGGTATGATTGGGAGGAGGATTTGAATTTCTGGACTAGGTTTTGGAGGTCGGTTTCTTCGAAGAGGTCTTTGAGAATGGATTTAAAGAAGGACGAGAAGGAGATGacggagaaggagatgaaggagacgGAGAAGGAGACGGAGACGGAGATGGAGAGGAGAAAACGCGAGACAGAGGGAGGGGATTACGGTTTCTTAGGGGGAGAAGCCGCGAGAGAGAGGGCATTTCTCACATTTTCAGAGAGAGAGGAGCAACGGTTGGGCTTCTAGATTtaggcggagagagagagagagagagagggggcaaGGTTTAGGAAGCCATCCGACCCCGAGTTTGcgagatccgaaccgttcatccgTTCGTGGCCCTAGAATCTAACTGGTCAAGCTAAAATTTGGACGCGTTAGCTGCCCCGATGTCCAAGTTGGGTACGTGGACCATTGatcctcttttcttttcagaCTGTCCACTTTCGTCTTCCTGTGAAAGTGggcctaccttttttttttttcttcggtgATTGCATGCTTACGGTGGGATATACCTTTGAATGGCCCTGATTTCCAACTCGTGTGCCTTGTATACCTCTTATCTTTCTTGGCATAGATTagccaaatccaaatctcaagtggaccacaacacaatcaggattaaaaactttccaggattacatctaacctattgataaagtcATGCACACAAACTTTGAtcataggaaaacacaaatatcaatttgatccaaaacttcaaacgTTCAATATCCACGGTTTCCCATGGTACATGACACTCATcgaagttttgaatctacctcattttagggctgATAAGAAGGATGGAAGGcctaaataaaatacatacatcacaggtcCACCGAGCTTTGACACAagttagctggctggtgttggggtcatatCTAATAAGTTGgctagtgttggggtcactaATCAAACAGCATTCAACTTTCGATGTGGGATGACATCTGACACAGGCAAGTAATGCCTTTTCATTGGGCACGTCACTAGTTACCAGGACCTTGTAGCAATTCAGCGGGCAAGGGAAATCAGTCCGCCAAGCTATGCAGAGCCCATAATGACATCCTCTGTCCATTCAATTACTCCAACCTATGTTAGGTTTTGTTATAAAAAACTAACCAGACCACAAGAACTAGTGAAGGATTGAAAGCCCATccttaaaaggtttttttttttctttttgtaatagtagtagaagttttgaatcaagcttatatttgtatttttccctccTCCAGATACTTCAGAAGATTTTTTTAAGAAATTCGTGTGCAATTGAGAGACTAGTTCGATGCGACCGAAGGTTACAGTTAGTGTGACCGAATCATAAaaaaagtgtgtaaatttgaagtTGGTTTCAAGTCGGTAAGAgttttttctatttaaagggaTATTCTAATTTAATCTAAGTATGAATTAGGGCTTAAGAGAAAGACTTAGGAATAGTGAAGCTTCCACAGATCTATCCTTTTTCAATCCCTCAAATTTAGtttgtatttttagttttttattttattttatttttcttttaagatgttaGTAATGTTAGGCTAATTTATTAACTAAGGCTAATGAATGAAGTTTATaataattacaatatttagtttatttgatttaataaCAATACATTAACTAATTGTAGTAGATTGAAATAaatttggattttactttaaaaagtttttgagtcggtaaaagtttttcctatttaaagggatgttcTAATTTAATCTAAGTATGAATTAGGACTTGAGAGAAAGACTTAAGGATGGTGGAGCTTCCACAAATCTATCCTTCTTCAATCCCTCAAATCTAgtttgtatttttaatttttaattttattttatttttcttctaagatgttaaTAATGTTAGGCTAATATATTAACTAAGGCTAATGAATGATGCTTATaataattacaatatttagtttatttgatttaataaCAATAGGTTGAATAATTATAGTAGATTGAAATAGATTTGAAATTTACTTTAAAaatttttaagtttttatttctaaatttgttATGTAGTACGGGtataatgaatgctttgatttaacaattgtttaacTTAAATTAGAGAATGATTTAGTCTGTATAATTTATTGATCTATTGTCGCTTAAGGGTGTTTTAGATGCTTTTGATTCCCTACGATTGAGATCTGAATGCTTCATGAGAGAACCATTCAATCGAAATCATATTTTATTGGTGTTAATGATTGGTTCAAAAAAAATTATCTTCtgattggataagataagactttgattccaattgagttatacatTAAATCAATGAATGAGATGTTGTGATTGCTATGAGTGAATTCCCGAatccttaatattttatttatttgttttaagaCATCTTTTCTTTTTGGTTAGATGAAAAACTTAGATACTTTTTACCTTTAGACTAGTTCTAAATTATGTTCTACATTCCCTgaggatttgaccttggtctcactgagttattactatatcgtagCCCCACACTTGGGGTTTGCATAAACATTTTGCTTCCTTGACAAGTTATAAAAAGAAAACACGAAGAAAAGAACGAGGCCCTACACCAAACACATTTATCTTTATTTACATGGATTAACTTAGTTCTAGCTTAGATTACTACTGCATAGTGGCTCTCACTATAGTACCATAAGAGTATATTAAATATCCATAATCCTAAGTTGTTGGATTATGATTAACTGAGTTTCGATTTAGGTGATCATATCAATTCGGTCATATCCTGCTGCCCATTTGATTTGACCGTTTGTTCCAATAGACGAATTAGGTATTTATCtcttgtttattttatttcattggtTATTCGATACTTTGTCAATTATAATGTGACatatatttaaatattaataaaataagcattgtttaacattaaaaataaaaaaataaaaaattatccatTCATCTCTATTCCTTTGAGAAATATCAAGCAAAGTTTTGATGAAAAAACAAGTCCATAAGTCCATTGacctaaggaaaaaaaaaaaccattcgaAAAGGCCAACCCTTACCTTTTCACAAATTGCCTCATCACTAATCACAACAGGTAGTTGAGATGATAGTTGGATCATGCATCTGGTCTTTAATTAGTCTCAATGCAAGGTATGCCATTGGTTTAATAAAAAATTGAGTCGAGTAGCCTCTGGCATGCCTCCGCATCATAAGCACACAAATCCGAATACATGCTCTCCATCATACGTGTtaccttgtgtttgattgaattgacacAACAATTAGTACatgcctcttctctctctctctctctctctctatccactTTTTAGATCCTATTCCCCATGAGCAATTAATGGGAATCCCTCTCATTGAATGCAAAAATCACCATCTAAAAAAGATGTCCAGAGCCATCTCTTTctatcttttttattattattattattattattattatttttatatctcTTTTCCAACACCTGTAACCAAAACAGAGAGACGAAACAGGGAGAGAGAGCACGGAGTAGTCCAACAGCCCTCCCAAGCTCCATTTTCTTGTGTAGGCGGAACTCATATAATGGTATTTTCTCTCATCTTGTGGTAacttgatgtacatattttgAATGTGAAGTATCATTTCCCTTTGTACATCTTTATACATTGGATGGTTGTTCTTCTTTCTTGGTTGTGAGTCTTGGGCTAGTGTGGCCTTGTTACACTATTTGAGAAGCGGATTTTTCCAGTACTGTTAACTTCCATTGTTCTCCACATTAGGAGCCAAGTAACCTGTAATAATTgcatatttcttttacattgtcatagtaattggtgaaacaaataAGCCTCATTGTATCTTATAAACCAGTCTAACAATCTGTAGAGTGCAACATATTGCTTTAAAGACATTGTACTGTGGCTTGCACCCATTTGGCCTGCACCCACCTCATATGTTGCGTTGAAAAAACCGTACAGGTTGGATGATCTGTAACCAGTTTGCCTTGAAACAGTGAGTGTTTTGCATGGGCAGGTTATATCTATCCATTTTCCTCAAAATCCAACCACAATGGAAAATTCAAATGATAACAACAAGAAAAATCTTCCTCTTCTTAAAAAAGGAGCTGCCTGCCGTAATAAGCTAATCATTAATAAATCCTCTCAACATATACCATTCGGAAGTTGAAacatgatgagagagagagagagagagagagagagagagagagagagagagattatacaCTGTATGAGTTGTTCGAATCTTAGGGAAGGGATGACTATCACTACAAGAGAAGGCCATATGATGGCATGTCTTCAATCCGTAGGACGTCGTCTAATAGAAGCTCTCTCTCAAGCTGAGTGCGAGTTGATTTCAAAACGTCCTACAAAACAAATCCGATAAAACACAACTCAGTGCCGgattagaaaacaaaaaaaaaaaaaaaaaagaaaaaaaaaaaagaagggaaatgaTGGATTGCATTACGAGGATGGATTTATCTACATTGAATTCCATGTATGATGCATTCTTTGCCAGCCACTTGTTGTCCATAACCATGAAAGCCACACAATAGAGCAAGTCAAATGCCCACTCGTTCTCTGTATAAGTGCATGGTGATGAAATATAAGAAACACGATGTGAGATTGGATCCTCAAGTTTGTACGGGTTAGGCCCATGGTTGGTTGATAAaaatcattgatctgatgggaccgactgtggatggaccatgctttgaaaagattggaagatcccaatcGTTCCAATCTCTGGCCTTTTCCCTGAAAATGTAGGCCGTTGTTGTTTCTTCTTACCAATCAGTTGGATTGTCATATCAGTGAGATTTTTTGGAAATTCCCAATTCCACaatgggccatcagatcaacaatctaGAACACTAAACCACGGGCCTGCCCCACGTATAAAAACATATTCTCAGGTCTGAGGGCCATAGACACTTCTGTCTAACCTGAAAGCATTTGGCTGAAAACCGACCCAACAAACGTCCTTGGTTTTGCTGCAAATATatataagccatcattagtgacaagTTCTCAATAGGTAGCTACAAATTCCATAGAATTTCAAGCTTATAGGCTATGACAAATTCAGTTACAAACACTAATGCAGAGATTGGTGCCATGtcttttgcttttcttttctttttggttttttgcCATTTTTGGTTTTGTGAAAACCGGAACCCAGATTCAGATAGCAATGAATTGAACACAACATTATTCATGCAGTGCTCATACTAGGATCATGATATGATGATACCAATGCCTTGAGAATATTACTAATATCCGTGGCAATaattacataaaagaaaaaagaaaaaggaaaaacactcGTTCCatctatatgtatatgtgtgtcatCATCATAGCTTTGTCTCAGCTATTTCGGGTCAGCTTCTCAAGAATGTTGAGCTGTCCATCTGACGCCAACCGTCCAAATTTACCTGGGCTTGGGACCTGTTAGTGTGTGTCACAAAGAACACACacatgaacacacacacacacacacacacacagagggagggagggagggagggagggagggagagagagagagagagagagagagagagagagatgactctTACGGGAGTTCAAATCTAGCATTTGCATGATCATGAATGTGATATTTACACCAGCCACAGCAAATGGATACTCCC containing:
- the LOC131239868 gene encoding small ribosomal subunit protein mS79 (rPPR3b)-like, with translation MFDHARDLFDELPQLNCPRTTKSFNALLTSALDSQLFAKVPELFDALPSKISVKPDVFSYSILIQALCKMGSLDSAVSALEMMELNGVRPSLITFNHLLNGLYTGSRFSDAEKLWFKMEEYNCVPDVTSYNERLRGLVLEGKTEEAVKLVGEFGNRGLKPNVFSFNSLGYCNDGNVEEAKRILSELVKNDCAPNRRTFETLIPCACEKGDLDLAVKLCKECVNRRCFVDVQIVQSVVDVLVRESRVKMLRPSWSLGCRVVCALGLA